A region of Paraburkholderia sp. BL23I1N1 DNA encodes the following proteins:
- a CDS encoding PHA/PHB synthase family protein, with protein sequence MGAETEPVIAPKRGDRRFLAEDWHKNTWYSLLKQSYLLNARLLEDVVDAVVLDENDKRKLEFFTRQFIDALSPANFAATNPEALKLAFESSGDSLRDGFANLLADLQRGTISITDETAYEVGHNVAASQGAVVFENDLFQLIQYAPLTDKVAKRPLVIVPPCINKYYILDLQPENSFVRFACEQGMTVFMVSWRNPDAAMAHTTWDDYVEQGALTALNVAQAITRADRVNAVGWCVGGTILSSATAISRARGDDTVASLTLLTTMLDFEEPGELGFFIDEAGVAQREGAIGRGGIYSGKELGFTFQMLRANDLIWPYVIDNYLKGKSPPAFDLLYWNADSTNLPGPMYTWYLRNMYLENNLCKPGRLTVCGTPVDLGRIDTPTYVLATEDDHIVPWRSAYRSTQLVKGVKGVDGVDGVDGVDGVDGVDGVDGVDGVDGVDGVDGVDGVDGVDGVEGPAQFVLGASGHIAGVVNPASKNKRSFRVGGDSTGDPDAWLATAETRPGSWWPHWIEWLKPYAGESVKARTKLGSARHQPVEPAPGRYVKVRTT encoded by the coding sequence ATGGGCGCGGAAACCGAGCCCGTGATTGCCCCGAAGCGAGGCGACCGCCGCTTTCTCGCCGAAGACTGGCACAAGAATACCTGGTACAGCCTGCTCAAGCAGAGCTACCTGCTCAATGCGCGGCTGCTTGAAGATGTCGTCGACGCGGTTGTTCTAGACGAAAATGACAAACGGAAACTCGAATTCTTCACGCGGCAGTTCATCGATGCTCTAAGCCCAGCCAATTTCGCCGCGACCAATCCCGAGGCGCTCAAGCTCGCGTTCGAATCCAGCGGCGACAGCTTGCGTGACGGCTTCGCGAATCTGCTTGCCGATCTGCAGCGCGGCACCATTTCGATCACGGACGAGACCGCTTACGAGGTCGGGCACAACGTGGCGGCGTCCCAGGGCGCGGTCGTGTTCGAGAACGATCTGTTCCAGTTGATCCAGTATGCCCCGCTCACCGACAAGGTCGCCAAACGCCCGCTGGTGATCGTGCCGCCTTGTATCAACAAGTACTACATTCTCGATCTGCAACCTGAAAATTCCTTTGTGCGTTTTGCCTGCGAACAGGGGATGACGGTGTTCATGGTGTCGTGGCGCAACCCCGATGCCGCCATGGCGCACACGACCTGGGACGACTACGTCGAACAGGGTGCGTTGACGGCCCTCAACGTTGCGCAGGCGATCACTCGCGCCGACCGGGTCAACGCGGTGGGCTGGTGCGTGGGCGGCACCATTCTGTCATCGGCCACGGCGATCTCCCGGGCACGCGGCGACGACACGGTGGCCAGCCTCACGTTGCTCACCACGATGCTGGACTTCGAAGAACCTGGCGAGCTGGGCTTCTTCATCGACGAAGCGGGCGTCGCACAGCGCGAGGGTGCCATCGGCCGGGGCGGAATCTACTCCGGCAAGGAACTTGGGTTCACGTTCCAGATGTTGCGGGCAAACGATCTGATCTGGCCTTACGTCATCGATAACTACCTGAAAGGCAAGTCGCCGCCGGCATTCGATCTGCTGTACTGGAACGCCGACAGCACGAATCTGCCGGGCCCCATGTACACCTGGTATTTGCGCAACATGTACCTGGAGAACAACTTGTGCAAACCGGGGCGGTTGACCGTGTGCGGCACGCCAGTCGACCTGGGACGCATCGACACCCCGACCTACGTGCTGGCAACCGAAGACGATCACATCGTGCCGTGGCGATCGGCTTATCGATCCACACAACTGGTGAAGGGGGTTAAGGGGGTTGATGGGGTTGATGGGGTTGATGGGGTTGATGGGGTTGATGGGGTTGATGGGGTTGATGGGGTTGATGGGGTTGATGGGGTTGATGGGGTTGATGGGGTTGATGGGGTTGATGGGGTTGATGGGGTTGAGGGCCCGGCTCAGTTCGTTCTCGGCGCGAGCGGCCACATAGCGGGGGTCGTCAATCCCGCGTCGAAGAACAAGCGAAGTTTCAGGGTCGGTGGCGATTCGACCGGCGATCCGGATGCGTGGCTGGCGACGGCCGAAACACGGCCGGGC
- a CDS encoding AraC family transcriptional regulator — MQSMVRSSTLRGYFDVARGLGLNPYELVQEVGLDAVTLANPDERIPADGACRLLEVTAEKASCATLGLQIAQTRQQFGSGVVNVLLAHKRTLREVLLAAAQYRYLLNEALGVYVETTGDTVTIREEIVAEPGTRTVQAIELAVGVLSRHSSALLGAHWKPHSVHFTHSAPSDLTFHRRFFGCPVAFESDFNGFVCAAADLDYPNPNADPVLVRYAESLANPLNETVADSIALEVRKTIYLLLPLSQASIELVARQLNLTVRTLQRQLDSASSSFSGIVEEVRRDLAVRYLLNPRYPIGRVAALLGYTNQGAFTVWFQKRFGLTPRDWRSRHRK, encoded by the coding sequence ATGCAAAGCATGGTGAGATCGTCAACGTTGCGCGGGTATTTCGACGTTGCGAGAGGCCTGGGCCTCAACCCGTACGAGCTCGTGCAGGAAGTCGGTCTCGACGCTGTGACGCTGGCGAACCCCGATGAGCGGATCCCGGCGGACGGCGCCTGCCGCCTGCTCGAAGTGACGGCGGAGAAGGCGTCGTGTGCGACGCTCGGGTTGCAGATCGCGCAGACCCGCCAGCAGTTCGGCAGTGGCGTCGTCAACGTTCTGCTCGCCCACAAGCGCACGCTCCGCGAGGTGCTGCTGGCCGCCGCGCAGTACCGCTATCTGCTCAACGAAGCGCTGGGTGTCTACGTCGAAACGACCGGCGACACGGTAACGATCCGCGAAGAGATCGTCGCCGAACCGGGCACCCGGACCGTCCAGGCGATCGAACTGGCAGTCGGCGTGCTGTCGCGCCATTCCAGCGCGCTCCTCGGCGCCCACTGGAAACCGCACAGTGTTCACTTCACCCATTCCGCGCCGTCCGACCTCACCTTCCATCGCCGCTTCTTCGGCTGCCCGGTGGCATTCGAAAGCGACTTCAACGGATTCGTTTGTGCGGCGGCGGACCTCGACTATCCGAATCCGAACGCGGACCCCGTACTGGTCCGTTATGCGGAAAGCCTCGCCAATCCGCTAAACGAAACAGTGGCGGATTCCATTGCGCTGGAGGTGCGCAAGACGATTTACCTGCTCTTGCCCCTCAGTCAGGCTTCCATCGAACTGGTGGCGCGGCAACTGAATCTGACGGTGCGCACGCTGCAGCGCCAGCTTGATTCAGCCAGTTCCAGTTTCTCGGGCATCGTTGAAGAAGTGCGGCGTGATCTTGCCGTGCGCTATCTGCTCAACCCACGCTATCCGATCGGGCGGGTCGCCGCCCTGTTGGGCTACACCAACCAGGGAGCATTTACGGTCTGGTTCCAGAAGCGTTTTGGACTGACACCCCGCGACTGGCGCAGCCGCCACCGAAAGTGA
- a CDS encoding MaoC family dehydratase, which translates to MNEIGGYDIEDLEAGMSATFAKTMTESDILFFAAASGDNNAVHINEEFARTTPFKGRIAHGMLSASVISATLASRLPGPGTVYLGQNLRFKAPVRPGDTVHATVAVKELQPEKCRVVMSTVCTVEGNVVIDGEAVVMVTSRARRLAERAASAEPSANVSQSIEAV; encoded by the coding sequence ATGAACGAAATCGGCGGTTACGACATTGAAGATCTGGAAGCCGGCATGAGCGCCACTTTTGCGAAAACCATGACGGAGTCGGACATCCTGTTCTTCGCGGCCGCATCGGGCGATAACAACGCAGTCCATATTAACGAGGAATTCGCGCGCACTACCCCGTTCAAAGGGCGCATTGCGCATGGAATGCTGAGCGCAAGTGTGATTTCCGCGACCCTCGCCAGTCGGCTCCCGGGCCCCGGCACCGTCTACCTCGGACAGAACCTGCGTTTCAAGGCACCGGTCCGGCCTGGCGATACGGTGCATGCAACAGTCGCCGTGAAAGAACTGCAGCCGGAAAAGTGCCGCGTCGTGATGTCGACAGTCTGTACGGTTGAAGGAAACGTGGTGATCGACGGCGAAGCGGTCGTCATGGTCACGTCCCGTGCGCGGCGTCTGGCTGAACGCGCGGCCAGCGCCGAACCATCCGCAAACGTGAGTCAGTCAATCGAGGCGGTGTGA